From the genome of Symphalangus syndactylus isolate Jambi chromosome 13, NHGRI_mSymSyn1-v2.1_pri, whole genome shotgun sequence:
CTTACACATAGAtgtcattcagcaaacatttgtagAATAAATTAATACAGCCTTTGTCATTTGGGATCAACCTATGTGGTCTGATATTTCTCTAATTTCTATGGTCTGGTGTCCTGCCAAATTTTGGGGTTCCCTGCAAAAAGTGACCTGTTTATATTTGACTATCTGTGTCTTGTATAAAGACCTATTTGAAAGCAGCCAAATCTATATACATTGTGAATTATCTAGCCTTGTTTGTACAGTTGCTTTTACTTTTAGATGTGTTTATattattgtgttttatttgtaAGAAATGAAGGATATTTATACATGGAATTTCCTTTATGTGTAAGAGATAAAAGGAATCTTACACACCTCTCCCAATGTGTAAGAGATGAGGGATATTTATACATGGAGTTTCCTTTATACTAAAATAGGGTTTTCAACCCCCTTTAGCTGTaatttccactacctacccaaatgcTATAAAACTGCCCTCCCCTTATCAcgctttgctgactcctttttcggactcagtctgcctgcacccaggtgattaaaaagctttattgctcacaaaataaataaataaataaaatagggttTTCACTAAAGAGTCACCTCACACCAaggcagttttaaaaaatagtttaagtagtttatttcaaaacaatatgATGGAGTGATTGACTGTTCTCTTCTTTCCTAGAAATCAGGAAAATTGATGATCCTCTGCAGCATCACTTGCAAAATCAAAGTATTCAGAAGAGTGTGAAACAGTGCCATGAACAGAATATGTTTGGAAATATTGTTAATCAGAACAAAGGTCATTTCCTGCTGAAGCAAGATCATGATACCTTTGACTTACATGAAAAAcctttaaaatcaaatttaagtTTTGAAAACCAGAAAAGGAGCTCTGGCCTAAAGAACTCTGCTGAGTCTAATGGAGATGGGAAATCCCTTTTTCATGCTAACCATAAACAATTTTATACTGAAATGAAGTTTCCTGCAATTGCAAAACCTATTAATAAGTCCCAGGTCATTAAGCAACAGAGAACTCACAACATAGAGAATGCCCATGTatgcagtgaatgtgggaaagccttcctCAAGTTGTCTCAGTTTATTGATCATCAGagagttcacactggagaaaaagcTTTCTCCAGAAAATCCAGGCTAATGGACCATCAGAGAACTCATACAGAACTGAAACATTATGAATGCACTGAATGTGACAAAACCTTCCTCAAGAAATCACAGCTCAATATACATCAGAAAACTCATATGGAAGAGAAACCTTACACATGTAccgaatgtgggaaagccttcatcAAGAAGTGTCGGCTCATTTATCATCAACGAactcatacaggagagaaaccccATGGATGCAGTGTATGTGGGAAGGCCTTCTCTACAAAGTTCAGTCTCACTACACATCAGAAAACTCATACAGGAGAAAAACCTTATATATGTAGTGAATGTGGAAAAGGCTTCATTGAGAAGAGGCGTCTTATCGCACATCATCGAActcatactggtgagaaaccctTTATATGCAATAAATGTGGGAAAGGCTTCACCTTGAAGAACAGTCTTATCACACATCAGCAAACTCATACAGAAGAGAAATTATATACATGCAGTGAATGTGGAAAAGGCTTTTCAATGAAGCACTGTCTCATGGTACATCAACgaactcatactggagagaaaccttataaatGCAATGAGTGTGGAAAGGGCTTCGCTTTGAAGAGCCCACTCATCAGACATCAGCGAAcacatactggagagaaaccctatgtgTGCACCGAATGTCGAAAAGGTTTCACCATGAAGAGTGACCTCATTGTACATCAGCGAACTCATACTGCAGAGAAGCCATATATATGCAATGATTGTGGAAAAGGCTTCACTGTGAAGAGCCGCCTTATAGTGCATCAGCGaactcatactggagaaaaaccctatgTATGTGGTGAGTGTGGAAAAGGCTTTCCAGCAAAGATCCGGTTAATGGGACATCAACGAactcatacaggagagaaaccttataTTTGCAATGAGTGTGGAAAAGGCTTCACTGAGAAGAGTCATCTCAATGTACATCGGCGCactcatacaggagagaaaccctatgtaTGCAGTGAATGTGGCAAAGGCTTAACTGGGAAAAGCATGCTCATTGCACATCAGCGAACTCATACTGGGGAGAAACCTTATATATGCAATGAATGTGGAAAGGGCTTCACCATGAAGAGTACTCTTGGTATACATCAGCaaactcatactggagagaagccaTACAAATGCAATGAGTGTGATAAAACCTTCAGGAAGAAGACATGCCTCATACAACATCAGCGATTTCACACAGGAAAGACTTCCTTTGCATGTACTGAATGTGGAAAATTCTCTTTGCGCAAAAATGATCTTATTacacatcagagaattcacacaggagagaaaccgTACAAATGCAGTgactgtgggaaagccttcactACAAGATCAGGgctcaatgttcatcaaagaaaacatacaggaGAGAGGCCCTATGGATGCAGTGATTGTGGGAAAGCTTTTGCCCACTTGTCTATCCTTGTTAAACACAAGAGAATTCACAGGTAGTCATTTTGGGAAAGCCTTTTGCCAGATGTAGGCCCTTAAGATATCTGCAAAGAAGAGTAATTTCATGAATGCAGACTACATGGTTGTTTATTTAGTGATCAATTACTTCATGTTTTGTGTCAGAGAAAACATGTacaaaacatttgagaaaatattttaggacattatgtctaaaaattgTATACTGAGAAAAATCCTATGAATGTGGCAGACTATGAAAGCCTTTGGTGGGAAGATAAACCCCCTCAGAAGTGATCATAGATCATGAATAAACTACTAATTCGTGGAAATGTAATAATTATAAGAAAGTCTTTGCCCAAAAATAAAACCTCAATAGATTGAGagagttcacactggagaaaTACTTTCCTCTGGCAGTGAATATGGCAGGGTTTTCAGTAAAATGTTTTGCCTCATCATGTGCTATGaaataatgcagaaaaaaaacTTATGAAAACATTCAATGTAGAAGACTTTTAGGAAAATATCAGAGAATTTAATGAGGAAAGAAGCCTTGGCAAAATGATGGATGAGAGCTTTCTGTCACAATTCTAACCTTAACAGATAATATGCCTCATGTGCATTTGGGAACAGGATACCTTGAGCCATATTCCTAGTTGCCTTGTcactaattttatacattttaaattgtgaCTTTTTCTAATCACAAACTAAAATTTAATATTGCATATAATACAGGAGTATTTTATGCCTGCCTCTTATTATTATATGATTAGCTCCTGCATTTCTTTGGTTCTAAGTTTGTGTTATTTCAGAATAACTGAAGTACTTCAGAATGAAACTGGATACAGTATATTCAATTCATAAGTGTAATTGACCATACTTGAATGTGTTTAAGTTTATAAGTAACATCAGGTGTtatgaaattaatataaataagatgtttttgtaagtttttattttgaaataagtttaGATTCACAAAATCTTACCAAAATATTCCAGAGTTCTTGAGTGCCCTTAACCCAGCTTCTTCCAAAGATAACACCTTACATAAGCATAGTTCATCACCAAATACAGGAAAGTGAAATTGTTACAATACTGTTAACTACagaatttatttggaaattaccagtttttttttttttttttgagacagagtctcgctctgtcgcccaggctgcagtgcagtggcgcgatctcggctcactgcaagctccgcctcccgggttcacgccattctcctgcctcagcctctccgagtagctgggactacaggcgcctgccaccacgcccggctaattttttgtatttttagtagagatggggtttcaccatggtctcgatctcctgacctcgtgatccgcccgcctcggcctcccaaagtgctgggattacaagcgtgagccaccgcgcccggccggaaatcACCAGTTTTAACATGCAtgcatttttgtttggtttttatagGTAGCTTTAAGAAATCTTATCACATATATTGATTCATGTCACCACCTCCACAATCAAGATTCATAATGTTGCATCAATGCAAACTCCCTCATGCTACTTTTTTATAGTCACAGCCTCTCCTCAACCCTAACCCTTGGCAATCAGAAATCTTTTCATCTTTAGTTTTGTCATTAGTAGCAtgttataaaaatggaatcatacagcatataCCCTTTTGGTATTGGCTATTTCAACTAAAGCAAATTAACCTGAAATCCATCCAAGTTGTTCTGTGTATCATTGTTTTATTCTTATTGGTGACTAATAATCTATGATACGAATATACCACTATTTGTTTattcacccactgaaggacattAGGGTTGTTCCCAGTTTTTCTTACTGTTACAAATAAAAATCCTATGAACATTTGTAcacacaggctttgtgtgagcacaattttttatttctctaggatAATTACTGCAGAGTATGATTTATGGGTCACAGGGTAAGTATATGTTTACCTTTGTAAGATACTAACCAGAGTGGTGTTCATTGCTCACCAGCAATATATAGAGAGGTTCAGTTGCTCCGCATGCTTCCGCTTGATGCTGTCAgtattttttttgctttgtattgttttgtttttgagatggagtcttgctctgtcacccaggctagagtacagtggcatgatcttagcttgctgcaacctccgcctcctggttcaagcaattctcctgcttcagcctcctgagtagctgggattacaggcacctgccaccgcacctggctaatttttgtatttttagtagtgatggggtttcatcatcttggccaggctggtctcgaactcctgacctcgtgatccacccgcctcggcctcctgaagtgctgggattacaggcgtgaaataTTTTACCTATTCTATTGTATGTGTATTGGTATGAATACAAACATACCAATTGTATGTGGCCTTCCATTTGCACTTCcctaaaggcttttttttttttaagagacaaggtctcactatgttgctcaggccagagtgcagtggctattcacaggcaccatTATAGCACactacagtctcaaactcctggtcttgaGAAGTTTTCTGTCCcagcctccagattagctgggactgcaggcatttGCCACTGTGTACTGCTTAGAGAGTTGTTTATTAATGCTGGATAAAGATTTTATCCAGCTGGATAAAGGTCTTATattacttgcaaatatttttccctagatgtggttccttcttttttttctcagagaaaaagattttaattatGATGaagtccaactttttttttttgagatggagtcctgctgtcttgcccaggctggagtgcaatggcatgatctcggctcactgcaacctccgcctcccaggttcaagtgattcttctgcctcagcctcccgagtagctgggattacgggcacctgccatcatgccccactaatttttgtacttttgtagagactggggtttcaccgtgttggccaggctgggctcaaactcctgacttcaggtgatctgtccaccatggcctcccaaagtgctgggattacaggtgtgagccattgcccccagcctttttttatttttatttttatggattgTGGGGTTTTGGCATTACATCTAAGTATTCCTTCCTTACTGTAATTgataattctttttctacttccttttacaaaataatgtagttttgcttttttttttttttttgagacagagtctagctctcccacctaggctggagttcaatggcatgatctcggctcactgcaacctctgtctcctgggttcaggtggttctcctgcctcagcctcccaagta
Proteins encoded in this window:
- the ZNF615 gene encoding zinc finger protein 615 isoform X1; protein product: MMQAQESLTLEDVAVDFTWEEWQFLSPAQKDLYRDVMLENYSNLVAVGYQARKPDALSKLERGEEPCTTEDEIYTRICSDSGGASGGAYAEIRKIDDPLQHHLQNQSIQKSVKQCHEQNMFGNIVNQNKGHFLLKQDHDTFDLHEKPLKSNLSFENQKRSSGLKNSAESNGDGKSLFHANHKQFYTEMKFPAIAKPINKSQVIKQQRTHNIENAHVCSECGKAFLKLSQFIDHQRVHTGEKAFSRKSRLMDHQRTHTELKHYECTECDKTFLKKSQLNIHQKTHMEEKPYTCTECGKAFIKKCRLIYHQRTHTGEKPHGCSVCGKAFSTKFSLTTHQKTHTGEKPYICSECGKGFIEKRRLIAHHRTHTGEKPFICNKCGKGFTLKNSLITHQQTHTEEKLYTCSECGKGFSMKHCLMVHQRTHTGEKPYKCNECGKGFALKSPLIRHQRTHTGEKPYVCTECRKGFTMKSDLIVHQRTHTAEKPYICNDCGKGFTVKSRLIVHQRTHTGEKPYVCGECGKGFPAKIRLMGHQRTHTGEKPYICNECGKGFTEKSHLNVHRRTHTGEKPYVCSECGKGLTGKSMLIAHQRTHTGEKPYICNECGKGFTMKSTLGIHQQTHTGEKPYKCNECDKTFRKKTCLIQHQRFHTGKTSFACTECGKFSLRKNDLITHQRIHTGEKPYKCSDCGKAFTTRSGLNVHQRKHTGERPYGCSDCGKAFAHLSILVKHKRIHR
- the ZNF615 gene encoding zinc finger protein 615 isoform X2; its protein translation is MMQAQESLTLEDVAVDFTWEEWQFLSPAQKDLYRDVMLENYSNLVAVGYQARKPDALSKLERGEEPCTTEDEIYTRICSEIRKIDDPLQHHLQNQSIQKSVKQCHEQNMFGNIVNQNKGHFLLKQDHDTFDLHEKPLKSNLSFENQKRSSGLKNSAESNGDGKSLFHANHKQFYTEMKFPAIAKPINKSQVIKQQRTHNIENAHVCSECGKAFLKLSQFIDHQRVHTGEKAFSRKSRLMDHQRTHTELKHYECTECDKTFLKKSQLNIHQKTHMEEKPYTCTECGKAFIKKCRLIYHQRTHTGEKPHGCSVCGKAFSTKFSLTTHQKTHTGEKPYICSECGKGFIEKRRLIAHHRTHTGEKPFICNKCGKGFTLKNSLITHQQTHTEEKLYTCSECGKGFSMKHCLMVHQRTHTGEKPYKCNECGKGFALKSPLIRHQRTHTGEKPYVCTECRKGFTMKSDLIVHQRTHTAEKPYICNDCGKGFTVKSRLIVHQRTHTGEKPYVCGECGKGFPAKIRLMGHQRTHTGEKPYICNECGKGFTEKSHLNVHRRTHTGEKPYVCSECGKGLTGKSMLIAHQRTHTGEKPYICNECGKGFTMKSTLGIHQQTHTGEKPYKCNECDKTFRKKTCLIQHQRFHTGKTSFACTECGKFSLRKNDLITHQRIHTGEKPYKCSDCGKAFTTRSGLNVHQRKHTGERPYGCSDCGKAFAHLSILVKHKRIHR